GAAATTCCCATCTGGTTTGCTTTGTTCTTCAACTATGTTAACATTTGTAAAACCAAATTGAGCTAAAGCCTGTGGTACCAAAGTAATTCCAGTTCCGTGAATAGGAGAGTAAACAATTTTTAAATCGTGTTCACGAGCAATAGCATCTGGCGAAACCGAAAGTGCTGTAATCTTATCTAAATAACTTTTGTCGATTGCTTCTGCAATTAATTCAATGTTACTTTCAACTCGGTCAAATTTAACCTCATCAATACTTTTAATTGCAGCCACTTCATCCATTACCATTTTGTCATCTGGAGAAGTAAACTGGCCACCATCATTGCCGTAAGCTTTGTAACCGTTATATTCTTTAGGATTGTGAGAAGCAGTTAACATCACACCACTTTTGCAGCCTAATTCGCGTATAGCAAAAGAAAGTTCTGGAGTTGGGCGTAAAGCCGAGAAGAAGTAAACTTTAATGCCATTTGCCGAAAAAACGTCGGCAGTTATCTTTGCAAAATAATCAGAATTGTTTCTGCTGTCGTGTGCAATGGCTACACTGATTTTCTCTCCTAGATATTTCTTGTTCAAGTAGTTAGCCAAACCTTGTGTAGCAGTTCCAATGGTATATTTGTTAATGCGGTTAGAGCCAGCCCCCATGATTCCACGCAAACCACCAGTTCCAAACTCTAAACTTCTATAAAATGAATCTGTTAATTCTGTGGTCGAATTATTGTCTAATAAGGCCTGAATTGAATTTTTTGTTTCTTGGTCATAATTGCCATTAAGCCATTCGTTAATGGTTGCTAGGGTGCTTTCTTCTAATTGCATTTTTTAAATTGATTGATGTTGTAATTAATAATACAAAACAGAATTAAAATTGTTCAGGTCTATTTACGAGAACGTTATCAGAATTTTATTTTGTCATTTTGGCGAAAATTAGCCCTCTTTTCCTTATTTTCACGCCCCGATACAATAATAAGAAAAATACGCATTCTAAAATTAAAAATGAAGATATTAAAATTTGGTGGAACGTCTGTAGGTAGCCCTGAGCGAATGACAAAACTGTTGGATATCATTAATCCAGCTGAAGAACAAATAGTTGTATTATCAGCGGTGTCTGGTACAACAAACAGTTTAGTGGAAATTTCTTCTAAATTAATTAAGGAAGAAAAGGATGAGGCTATCAAATTAATAAAGGCGTTAAACCAAAAATATAATGAGTTTGTGATCGAGCTTTTGCCAGCAGGCGATTTTAGAGAACAAGGTCAGGAAATAGTAGATTATCATTTTAATTTTCTAGCATCATTAGCTAACGATTTATTTACCAATATAGAAGATAAAGTTGTTTTAGCACAGGGTGAGTTATTATCAACTACGTTATATCATATTTATTTAAAGTCGATAGGAGTGCCGTCTGTGCTCTTACCAGCTTTAGATTTTATGAAAATTGATGAAGATAATGAGCCAGATATTCCTTTTACAACAGAACATTTAACTCCATTGTTGGAAAAATATAAAGGAAATAACTTGTTTATTACACAAGGATTTATTTGTAGAAATAGCTTTGGTGAGGTAGATAATTTACGCAGAGGCGGAAGTGACTATACTGCATCGTTATTAGGCGCTGCAATTTTAGCAGAAGAAGTTCAAATCTGGACTGACATTGATGGGATGCACAATAACGACCCTAGAATTGTAAAAGGAACTAAGCCAATTTCTCATTTATCTTTTGATGAAGCAGCTGAGTTGGCTTATTTTGGTGCAAAAATCTTGCATCCACAATCTGTTTTTCCAGCACAGAAATATAAGATCCCAGTTCGTTTGTTAAATACCATGGAGCCAAAAGCTTTGGGTACTGTAATTAGTACGGAGAGTGAAAAAGGTAAGATTAAATCTATTGCTGCTAAGGATGGCATTACTGCTATTAAAATCCAATCGAGCAGAATGCTTTTGGCTTATGGTTTCTTAAGAAGGATTTTCGAGATTTTTGAGCGATATAAAACACCAATCGATATGATTACCACATCTGAGGTTGCCGTTTCCTTAACTATCGATTTTACAGATAACCTGGATGAAATTGTAAAAGAATTAAATTCATTTGGTAGTGTTGAAATTGATAAAGATCAATCAATTATTTGTGTTGTAGGTGACTTTGGAGCAGAAAAACATGGTTATGCAGCTAAAGTTTTAGATTCAATTAAACATATTCCAGTTAGGATGATTTCTTATGGAGGTAGTGCTTATAACATTTCACTTTTAGTAGGAACAGAAAACAAGGTTGAAGCTTTAAGAAGCTTACACGATAGGATTTTTGAATAATTAAAATCGCTTTCTAAGATATACGTAGGCTAGGATAAATAACAGTAGGAGTACAAACGAAAGTCGAATTCTTCTTTCAAATTCTTTTCTGGTAATGTTACCTCTTCTATAATCGAAATAATTACCGGCATACATTATTGCCAAAAAGACCAAGAATAATATTAATAGAAATTTCAAAGATTATGTTTTCCGATAAAGATATAGCACATTTCTCGAATTTAGAAACTCCATTTTACTATTACGATTTAAATTTGCTTGAACGTACGTTAAAAGCTTGTGAAGAAGCTTCAAGCGTTTACAAGTTTCATGTTCACTATGCAATGAAGGCAAACTTTAATCCGCTGGTTTTAAAGGCAATTGAAAAGATTGGTTTTGGTGCGGACTGTGTGAGTGGAGGTGAAGTTAAAAAAGCTATTGAAGTTGGTTTTTCTAAAGATAAAATTGTTTTTGCTGGTGTAGGAAAATCCGACAAAGAGATTAATGATGCCTTGGATAATGATATTTTCTGTTTCAATGTAGAATCTGTTCAAGAATTGCAGGTAATTAATGAACTTGCTGAAGCAAAACAAAAAGTTGCTAAAGTAGCCATTCGTATCAACCCAAATGTTGATGCACATACTCATGCGAACATCACCACTGGTTTAGATGAAAATAAATTCGGCGTAAATTCATGGGATATGCCTGCTTGTGCTGCTATTTTAAATATTTCTCCAAATCTAGAATTTGTTGGCATTCACTTTCATATCGGTTCTCAAATTACCAATATGGATGTTTATAAAAACCTTTGCATCCGTGTTAACGAATTTGCTACTTGGTTTGAAGACCACGGATTTAAAGTAACCATTTTAAATGTTGGTGGTGGATTAGGAATTGATTATCACAATCCAGAGCAGCAAATACCAGATTTTAAATCATATTTTAAAATATTCTCAGATTTCTTGGAAGTAAAGCCTTATCAGGAAGTTCACTTTGAATTAGGTAGGGCCTTGGTTGGACAAAGCTCTTCTTTAATCAGTAAAGTACTGTACGTGAAAAATGGCAAGAAGAAAAACTTCATCATTTTAGATGCAGGAATGACCGAATTGATGCGTCCAGCGTTATATCAAGCTTATCATAAAATAGAGAATATCAGTCAACTCCAAACTCCAAACTCCAAACTCTCAACTAAATACGATGTTGTAGGACCAATTTGTGAAAGCACAGATTGTTTTGGTAAGGAAGTTGAATTGCCAGAAACTTTTAGAAACGATTTAATTGCCATTAGAAGTACGGGCGCTTATGGCGAGGTAATGGCTTCTCATTACAATTTGAGAGAAAATGTTCACATTGTTTCTAGTGAGGAAATAATATAATATTTGTCATCCAGAGCGCAGCGAAGGATCTAAGAGGGTAATTCTACTTTTAGATTCCTCGTTCCGCGGAATGACAAAAGAGCTCGATGACAAACATCTATTTATTTCTTCCTCGAGCCAACAAATACAATCACACCAGCAATTAATACAATTCCACCAACATAAGGTGGCCAATTAACCGATTTCTCTCTATCAGCAGAAACTTGAATTGGGCCTGCATCAATTACTTTTTCTTTTTTGGTGTAGGTAAATCCTGTCCATACTAATAATACAATTCCTAGCACAATTAATATTATTCCTAATGTTCTTCCCATGATTTTAGCTTTAGGATAAGAACATTTAATAATAATAAATGTTTGATTTTAGCTAAAAAGAAAACCCAAGGCTTAGCTTGCTCGAAGCACCTTTATTTACACCAGAATTTATGATACCGTATAATTTATTTAATTTGAAATAGAAGGCAAAGTCAAATGCCCCACCTTTTAAGCTTTCATTATACTGATTTCTTAAACTGTTATTTAAACCTGGAGTTACACCATAAAATAGTCTAAAAGCATAATGATGATTAAAATTCTTCTTAGGATGCCAAATAATTTCACTTGCCATTCCCGTGGTAAATAGTGTTGTTTTTGTAGAACTAATTATATTTGGATTATTTAGGTTTTTCATTTGTTTCCTAAAATCTGCATAACCTCCACTTTCGAATGTCAAAGCGTTTTCCCAGCTAATAATTCTAAATTCTGCGTTACCAGCATTGTCATAATAGCCAATTGAAGTTCTTAATCCACCGCCAAAGATTCCCTTTCCATCAAATTCTGGTATATTATTATCTTTATTGTACTCACTGTCATAATTTGTTTCGCCAGCAAAGCCAAAAACACCATAAGCAATATTCAAGTTTTTAGTAGTATGAGCTCTACTATAATTTAACACTCCCATTGTCAAATCGCCGGTACCATAAGGTAAACTTAATCCCGCAAGGCCTGCACTTATATAGTTTTTAACTTTAATGGAATCAGAGCCCATTGGTTTTGGTAAATAGGAAACATCGTTACCTGCAATAGCTGGTACAAAATAGGAGGGGGTACTGCAAGAACTAATGAATAAAACAGTTAATACAAGAAGAGAGGGCAGCGTTAAATTTTTCATTTAGCGTTAATTTTGTTGTCGTAAATATAAATAGCTTGTGTTAAGATACTATTAATCTTTTCAATTGGTAAATCTTCTTCAATGTCAATCAAAAGGATTTTCATTCTAGCACGTTTTTCTACCAATAAATCTGGATGGTCAATTAAATTTCCATCAACAAATCCAATGTAAGGTTTTTTGAATTTTTTATGTATCCATAAATAACAAAGCATTTTACCCTTAAAATAAAAAAATGGAAGTTTATACTTCCATTCAGGGGTAATTTCATTAGTGTGTGATAAAATAATATCTCTTAATGCCAACAAACAGCCTCTAGTAGGCTCTTCTCGTTTTAAGTAGAAATTATCTAAATCGCTTAACATTAATATTCTATTTCGAAGAAATCAGCTAATCCACCTAAAAAATATTCTTCAATTCCAGCAGTGAAATCATCATAATCTTCATCAGGAATGTTAGTTTGAACAAATTCTAATGATGTTCCTTTTTTATCTTCGTGAAGTTTAATAGTTACAATAGATGGTTCACCTTCGTCACCAAAATACCATTGTTGTACAATTTTCTTATTAGGTTCAAACTCGATGTTTTTACCTACGATATCGCCTTCCCAAAAAGAGAATTCGGTGCCAGCTTCTTCTGTAAATTCTACTTCAGCGCCTGTCCATAATTGAATGCTTTGAGGTTTAGTTAAGGCTAAATAAACTTCTTCTGGTGGTGCTGGTAGAGGTATATATTTTTTGTAATTCTTCATTTTGATATATTTTCTTTTTTCTTTATTAGGATGAATAGGATTTAGAGATGCTAAGATAATAGCTTAATATGTTATCTGTGCTAAAACCAAATGCTTTAAAATTTTCTAATCCTATAATCTATTAATCCTAAAAATCCTACTCAAGACTACTTAAACGCATTTAATCCTGTTACGTCCATTCCTGTAATTAATAAATGAACATCATGTGTTCCTTCATAGGTTACAACAGATTCTAAGTTCATCATGTGGCGCATGATAGAGTATTCTCCAGTAATTCCCATTCCACCTAACATTTGGCGAGCATTTCTGGCTATGTCTAAAGCAATTTCTACACTGTTACGTTTTGCCATAGATATTTGTTCCGCTGTTGCTCTGTTCTCGCTTTTAAGTGTGCCTAAACGCCAAACCAATAACTGACCTTTAGTAATCTCTGTAATCATTTCGGCTAATTTCTTTTGTTGTAATTGAAATCCGCCTATTGGTTTACCAAATTGAACACGTTCTTTTGAATATCGAAGTGCGGTATCATAACAATCCATCGCAGCGCCTAAAGCTCCCCAAGCAATGCCATAACGAGCTTGGTTTAAACAGCCTAATGGTCCTTTTAAACCTTTAATGTCAGGGAAGATATTTTCTTTAGGAACTTTTACATTGTCGAAAACTAATTCGCCAGTGGCTGAAGCTCTCAAACTCCATTTGCCATGTGTTTCTGGAGTTGTAAAGCCTTCCATACCACGTTCAACTACCATTCCTCTAATTTTTCCTTCTTCATCTTTTGCCCAAACTACAGCAATATCAGCAAAAGGAGCATTAGAAATCCACATCTTAGCACCATTTAATAGATAGTGGTCGCCTTTATCTTTAATATTGGTAACCATACCGCCTGGGTTAGAACCATGGTCTGGTTCTGTTAAGCCGAAACAACCCATTAATTCGCCTGTGGCTAATTTTGGTAGATATTTTTTGCGTTGCTCTTCTGTTCCATAAGCGTAAATTGGGTACATTACTAACGATCCCTGAACGGAGGCGGTAGAACGAATTCCAGAATCGCCACGTTCAATTTCTTGCATGATAATTCCGTATGCCGTATAATCTAAACCAGCGCCACCATATTCTACAGGTATAGTTGGGCCAAATGCACCAATTTCTCCTAAACCTTTAATTAAATGTTTTGGAAACTCTGCTCTTTGTGCATAATCTTCAATTATTGGGCTAACTTCTTTTTTTACCCAATCTCTTACAGTTGAGCGAATTAATAAGTGCTCTTCGGATAAAAGTTCATCTAACTGATAATAATCTGGTGCTTCGTAAAGGTCTTTCTTGGCTGATTTGTTCATCTTTTACAGTATATTTGGATTGATAATCTGGTAAAATCAAAGGTAATAATTTAGTGTAATGACTGGTAAAAACCACATAAAAATTTAATTTTGCCCTTAAATCTTGCTTTAAATAATTTAAACCTAATGTTTGTACAGACTATTGCTTTAAAAGACGTAAAATTTTATGCTTATCATGGGTTTTATCCTGAAGAACAGCTTACCGGAAATCATTTTTTGGTAGATGCTGAGGTAACTTTTACGCCATCAGGGGATACAGAAGATTTGCAACATACCGTTAATTATGAGGTGATAAATAGCATCATTACCAAGGCAATGCAAGAAACTCAAAAGCTACTAGAAACGGTTGTTAGAAATATTATAGATGAGTTGTTGTCTAATTACTCATTTTTGTCAACCATAGTAGTTGGAATTAGAAAAATACATCCAATGATGCCTGGGGAAATTGGGCATTCATTTGTACAATTAAGTTATACTTCTTCGAAATAAAATGGAATACACTAAAATAACCAGCGCTATTTTAGCAGAAATTGAAAATGCAATTGGTGCGTCAAACGTTTTTGTAGACGATGAATCCCTTGCAAATTATGCTCATGATGAAACGGAAGATTTAAAATACTATCCTGAAGTTGTAGTTAAGCCAACTGATACGGATGGCGTTTCTGCTTTACTTAAAATTTGTAACGGTTACAAAATTCCGGTAACACCAAGAGGTGGCGGTACAGGTTTAAGTGGTGCAGCATTGCCAATTTTTGGTGGGGTTTTGTTGTCGATGGAGAAGTTCAAGTCTATCATTGACATTGATACAGAAAACCTGCAAGCAACTGTAGAGCCTGGTGTAATTACCGAAGAATTCATGAATGCGGTTGCAGAAAAAGGGTTGCTTTATCCCGTTGACCCTAGTAGTAAAGGTTCGTGTTTCATTGGTGGTAATGTGGCTCATGGTTCTGGTGGACCAAGAGTGGTGAAGTATGGGACTATTCGTGAATACATCCTTAACCTAGAAGTTGTTTTAGCCAATGGCGATGTGATTTGGACAGGTGCGAATACCTTAAAATATGCCTCAGGCTATAATTTAACACAGTTGATGATTGGTTCTGAAGGAACTTTGGCGGTGGTTACAAAAATTGTAACTAAGCTTATTCCTAGAACAAGTTTAACAGTGTTGATGTTGGGTTCCTTTTCTACAAACGAACAAGCTTGTGGCGCCGTTTCTGCAATTTTTAGAGCTGGCGTTACGCCATCAGCTTTAGAGTTTATGGAACGAAAAGGAGTAGAGTGGGTAATTAAATTTGACGATATAAAATTCGATTTAAAGGATGATGTAAATGCCTTTTTGATGATTGAATTTGATGGAGATGATTTAGATGTTATTTTTAAGGATTGCGAAAAAGTAAATATGGTGCTCGAAGAATTTGGATGTACCGAAGTACTTTTCGCTGATACTGCACAGCAGAAGGAAGAATTGTGGAGGATGCGTAGAACGATGGCTGAATCGGTAAAATCTAACTCTGTTTATAAGGAAGAAGACACTGTTGTGCCACGAGCTGCTTTGCCTAAATTAGTGAATGGCATAAAAGAAATTGGTGCTAAATACGGTTTCGAGAGTGTTTGTTATGGTCACGCAGGTGATGGTAATTTGCACATCAACATCATTAAAGCCGGAATGAGCGATGAAGATTGGAAACATAAATTAAAAGATGGAATTGTAGAGGTATTTGAGCTAACAACTGCTTTAGGTGGTACAATTTCTGGTGAACACGGAATTGGTTTGGTTCAAAAGGATTACATGCCAATTAAATACAGCGAAATCCATTTGAACTTAATGCGAAACATTAAAAAGGTTTTCGACCCGAATGGAATTTTAAATCCAGGGAAGATAACACCTTAAGTGAGTTAAAAATAGCGTAAACACCCCAGTCTTCGACCACCCCTCTACAAGAGGGGAATTGCAAACTACATTCCCCTCCTTTGGAGGGGTGCCTGAAAGGCGAGGTGGTTCTTAGCAAACTATGCAACTTTCAATAGTAGCACTTTCCTAACTTAAATAAACCAGATAGTAGCGAAAATCCTTTTTGAATAGATTTAGTCATCCGATGAATTTAGAATACTGCAGATATTCATCGGATGATTATTTAGAAAGCACAAAAAGATTGAAGCGAATAGCTGGACTAACGTTAATTTATTTGGTGTTTTTGCTTTTCAGAAAAAGCATTTAATATATTCATAGGATGTTGTCCTTCTAACAATAGCTTGCCTCGATTTATAAGAAGTGAATCTCTAGGGAGAATAATATAGATCCTTCGCGATGATAAGGGTGATAATCGCTTTTATGCTCTAGGCTTTTAACTCCCAACTCCAAGCTTCCCAACTCACTTAACCACCCATTCGTGAATCCCTGCGGAGTTATCTGCTGGTAATTGCACTTCTAGTTTTAAAGCGGTTGTTTTAACTGGTTCGAAAGTGATGGTATTGTATTTGTCTTTGGCGATTGCGTCTGTTTTAATAGATTTAACTTCTACCCAGGCGCCATCTTTTTGGTAATATACTTTGTATGCAGCTGGAATTCTGCAACCGCCATAAGGTGCATCATCAAACCAGTAAACAGATGATGAAGAGACTGTTTTTTCGCTATCAAAAGTATAGGCAACAAACTCGGTGCTGTTCTTTTTAGGCCACCAATGTAAATACGGGAAATTGGCATCTATAGAGTTTGTTGGTTCATATTGGTCGTTTAAAGCCTTGTACATTCTAGGTACATTTAGAGAAGAACTTACGGTACTTAATGCTGCAATTGTCGGTGCCGGTTTAGCCCTGATGGCATTGGCTTCATAAGGAATCCAAACGGTCATTTCAGTCGAACCACGATTTGCCCAGGCGTAATAAGGAATTGCTTTTACTGGCTGTGTAGTTTCTAAAAGTACATCGGTGTTTAATTGTTTTTTATAACTCGACCCTGTTAAATTAATGGTGTACACTCCGTTTAACAATTCAGGCTGATAGGTTGTGGTAGATGCCGTTTCTTTTTTAATAGAGATGTTTTGTACTGAACCTTCTGCATTATCTGGGCCTTCTAGGCAGTAAACTAATGGTCCTCGTTGTAAAGCTAAGCGGCCTCTATCGTCTTTCACATTTGTATTGGCCAGTACTTTTTGCGTTTCCATTGGTAATTCGAAAGAGATTTTATCGCCTTTGGCCCATTTGCGTTTTAAAACAGCATAACCTTTATCTATGGTATAAGCTACTTTTTTGCCATTAACAAAAATGTTGATTACGCTTTGGGTATGGCTTGCAAACTGATATAAATCACCAGGAACGGGTTGCTGTTTTGCCCATCCTGGGATACGGATTTCTACAGAGAAGTCGCTCGATTTTTCCGGATCTATGCCGATGTCTATTTTCCCTTTCCAAGGATATTCCGTCTGTTGAGTGATTTTTACCTTGCCAGCTACAGGAATGGTTAAAGTACTGATGTTGCTCATGAACAAATTCACATATAACTTATTTCCGTTTTGCGCATACACATAACCCGGAACAGAAGGCAAAAACCTAGTCATATTGGTAATGCAACAAGCACAGCTAAACCAAGCACTTCTTTGGTGTTGCCCCATTGAGGCTAATGGATTTGGATAAAAGAACTTATTGCCACTTAGCGAAACTCCAGATAGCAAACCGTTATAAAGTGTGCGTTCTAAAACATCTATGTATTTCGAATCGCCGTGTAATAAAAACATCCTGTTGTTCCAGTACACATTGGCAATGGCAGCACAAGTTTCGGCATAGGCCGACATGTTTGGCAATTGATAGGCGTCGCCAAAAGCTTCGCCATTATTAGTAGCGCCAATACCGCCAGTGATATATAATTTCCTTAAACTCACATCATCCCAAATGTCATCAATGGCGTGGAGGTAAGCTTGATCTCCAGTTAAGGCGGCAATATCTGCCATTCCTGTGTACATATAGGTTGCTCGTACGGCGTGACCAACAGCTGTTTTTTGTTTCAAAACTTTCTCGTTCGCTTGGTTATAAGCATCGCCTTTTGGTCCGCGAACATCTAAAAAGAATTTCGCTAAGTCTAGGTATTTTTTGTTGCCAGTTACGCGGTATAATTTGGCAAGGCCGATTTCTACAATCTGATGCCCTGGGTAAATTTCTAGCTTACCCCAGCCAAAAGTGTTCACCAATAAATCTGCATTTTTAATGGCGATGTTTAAGAAGTTCTTTTTTCCAGTCGATTGGAAGTGGGCAACAGCGGCTTCGAATAAATGGCCAGAATTGTATAACTCGTGACTCAAATCTTGGTCTTTTACCCAGCGTTTATCGCCAATCCATTCGTGTGGTTTTTTGGCGCCAACAGTTCTAAAAGTATATAAGTAGCCATCTTTTTCTTGGGCAGCGCCAATGATTTTAATCAAGCTATCTAAGTATAAATCTAACTCTGGGTTTTTTTGTACTTGCATGGCATAAGATGCACCTTCAATTACTTTGTACAAATCAGTATCGTCAAAAGTGTATTCCGTCATTTTATCGCCTGCCAATAGTTTAGCCGCTCTTAAAAAATTATCAATCCTGCCATTCTCTTTACATTTCTGCAAAATATAGGGAATGGTTACTTTGGCGTTTACTTCCATTTTGGGCGCCCAAAACTCATCATTTACATGAACATGAGTAAATGGAACAGGTTGTATAGGATAATCCTTTTGTTGTGCGTTTGTAGAGATGGCGATTAAACCAAAGGCGAATAATAATAATATTTTAGATTTCATGCGTTTAGTTTTTTATAGTTCTAGCTTCGTAAAACGGCCCTGCACTATTTCTTGGTTTAGGTTGTAATTTAATGGTAACCATCTTTTTGCCTTTGGTTAATTCTGCTGGTATAGCATAGCTGATGTTATAGAACTTGCTCTCCTTAAATTTATTTAAATCTTCTGATGCGATTTGAGTTCCATCTACTAAGATATCAAATCTTCTATCTCTATTATCCATTCCCCAATACATCAACATTAATGAATTAGTTAGGTTTTCATCAACTTTCATTTCGAAGCTTAAATGACCATCTACACCTGCAATTCTCCATTTCTTCAAATGTTCTTCACCTGTTTGCATTTTCTCTCCAATTAATTTATGGTCTCTTTCAGGTTGCATTTCACCCGGTCTAAACATATCCATGGTTTGTGCTAGTAGGTTTTGCTCTGCAAGTTTGGCGGCTTCGTAAATCTTTTGCTGCACAGTCCAGCTTTCTGGTGTAAAAACATCCCAATAAACAGAATAGTAACTGTTATCAACCTGATTAAAAGGAACTAGTTGCACTTCATTAGGTTTAGCTAAATTGTTGGTCACAAAGTGAAGTTTACTTTTATCCGTTGTTTTAATCCAGTCGTTCGCATTATTTGTGCTGCTTACAAAAACCGGAACACCTTTTAAAGGATCTGGTTCTTTTTCTCCTAAAACGCCAGCTAATAACGTTGGTCCGTAAAATACTGCCCTGCGATTTGGATTGTCTGGAATAGCCTCAGTATATAGGTTTGAAGGAATGATCAGTTCAATTTTATCGTTTTTTTTCCAAGTGCCACTAATAATTACATAACCATTTGCGCTTTTAACGATGTCTTTTTCGACCTTGCCATTAATTTTAACTAAGAAATTTTTGCTCCAATGCGGATATCTGAAACGGAAGGTGAATTTGGTAGGTTTGGCTGTATTAACCGTAAACGTAACCAAGTCTGAGGCGGGTAATTGTGTTTCTTGTTTAATGGTTACGCCTTTTTCTTTCCAGTTTAAAATTGAAGGGATATATA
The sequence above is drawn from the Pedobacter frigiditerrae genome and encodes:
- a CDS encoding glycoside hydrolase family 127 protein, with the translated sequence MKSKILLLFAFGLIAISTNAQQKDYPIQPVPFTHVHVNDEFWAPKMEVNAKVTIPYILQKCKENGRIDNFLRAAKLLAGDKMTEYTFDDTDLYKVIEGASYAMQVQKNPELDLYLDSLIKIIGAAQEKDGYLYTFRTVGAKKPHEWIGDKRWVKDQDLSHELYNSGHLFEAAVAHFQSTGKKNFLNIAIKNADLLVNTFGWGKLEIYPGHQIVEIGLAKLYRVTGNKKYLDLAKFFLDVRGPKGDAYNQANEKVLKQKTAVGHAVRATYMYTGMADIAALTGDQAYLHAIDDIWDDVSLRKLYITGGIGATNNGEAFGDAYQLPNMSAYAETCAAIANVYWNNRMFLLHGDSKYIDVLERTLYNGLLSGVSLSGNKFFYPNPLASMGQHQRSAWFSCACCITNMTRFLPSVPGYVYAQNGNKLYVNLFMSNISTLTIPVAGKVKITQQTEYPWKGKIDIGIDPEKSSDFSVEIRIPGWAKQQPVPGDLYQFASHTQSVINIFVNGKKVAYTIDKGYAVLKRKWAKGDKISFELPMETQKVLANTNVKDDRGRLALQRGPLVYCLEGPDNAEGSVQNISIKKETASTTTYQPELLNGVYTINLTGSSYKKQLNTDVLLETTQPVKAIPYYAWANRGSTEMTVWIPYEANAIRAKPAPTIAALSTVSSSLNVPRMYKALNDQYEPTNSIDANFPYLHWWPKKNSTEFVAYTFDSEKTVSSSSVYWFDDAPYGGCRIPAAYKVYYQKDGAWVEVKSIKTDAIAKDKYNTITFEPVKTTALKLEVQLPADNSAGIHEWVVK